A stretch of DNA from bacterium:
TCGATGATGGGGCCGGCGTCAGCCAGCTTTGCCTCGGTGACAATCGGGGGGTACGAGCCGCGGGAGGTCATCGCGACCACGATTAAGGTTTTTGAGAGTCATGGCTACAAGACGATTGTGACGGGTGAAAACTTGATATTTGAACGGGAAGGGAGTCAGTGGGATCAGACGGCCTATGCCATAGGCGGGAGTCCAGTGGTGAATCGGGTCAGGGCCCAGGTGGTTGATTTGGGCGGCGCGGCCTGTCGGGTGCAGTGTACCGCGTATATTGTAAGGGATCCGGGCACCTCGTATGAGGATGCGATACGATTGCAGAGTCCTAGAAGTGGCCCGTATCGTGAGATGATGAATGAAGTGATGCGGCGAATGACGGACGTGACCATCGTCAAGCCATGATGGTCAGAGTGGTAAACAAAACAGTAAAGGAAAGGGGTTGTAAGATGAAGACGTTTCAATATAGCCGAAAGTTTCAAGTGAGTGCAGCATTGGGAATTGTGGTGATCGCCGGGCTGGTGAGTGGATGCGGGTCGACAATGCAGGCGCGAAAGGCGACCCCCTCCGGGTTTTTGGGGGATTACTCGCAACTGACCAAGGGTGCTGAAGGCGAGTCCCTTCTGAGGTATGTAAACCCGAAGGTGAATTTCGCGAAATACGACAAGATCCTTATGATGCCGGTGCAAGTCTACGCGGGTAAAGACAGTAAGATTGCCAAGATCCCCCGGGAAGATTTGCAGAGTTTAGTGAACTATCTGGATGCCACCATGCGGGAGCACTTGAAGGCCGATTATACCTTCGTGGACGTGCCGGGACCTGGCGTGATGAAACTTCAACTCGCCATTACAGAGGCGCGTGGTTCCATGGTCGTTTTAGACGTCGTTTCGTCGATCGCTCCTCCCGGTGCCGCCCTCAGTGCGCTGAAGCAATTGGCCACCGGATCGCCTTCGGCGACGGGATCGGTGGGCGGGGAGTGCCAGGCCGTGGATTCGGTGAGCGGGGAACGCTTGTTTGCCGCCGTAGATGCGCGGGTCGGCCAGAAATATACGGGTAAGTTCGACAAGTTCAATAAGTGGCGTGCGTCACAGGGCGCTTTTGACTTCTGGGCGGAACAAGTGCAGCAAGAGTTGCGCGAACATCGGAAGCAAGGCGCGCGTTGACCGGTGATCCGGGAATGGTAATGGGATGAGCGAATTGGCGTGGTGTGCCTCATGAGTGTGAGGCACGCCTCGAACGAGTACAGTAAGTAAAGAAAGGAAAAGGCAGTATGAAGGCAAAAACAGTTGGAATGATGACGGCGGTGTTACTGGTGGGGTTATCTTCAGGATATGCGGCCGAACCGGAAGGCTGGAAATTCGAGGTTACTCCTTATGCGTGGTTGGCCGGGATGGAAGGCGACGTGACCGTGAACGGGCATAAGGCGGAGTTTGACAAGTCGTTTACCGACCTGATCGACGCGGTGGGTATGGCCGGGTCACTGCTGGGTACGGTACAGTATGACCGGTATCTGTTATGGGGCCAGGTGGACTACTTCTCGATGAGCACCGATAATATGGACGCGGACAGCCAGCCCAAGGGCGGATCGCTCGATACGAAGATGCTCCTTGGCGAAGTAGCCGCGGGTTATCAGGTGGATGGCTGGAT
This window harbors:
- a CDS encoding DUF3313 domain-containing protein, which encodes MKTFQYSRKFQVSAALGIVVIAGLVSGCGSTMQARKATPSGFLGDYSQLTKGAEGESLLRYVNPKVNFAKYDKILMMPVQVYAGKDSKIAKIPREDLQSLVNYLDATMREHLKADYTFVDVPGPGVMKLQLAITEARGSMVVLDVVSSIAPPGAALSALKQLATGSPSATGSVGGECQAVDSVSGERLFAAVDARVGQKYTGKFDKFNKWRASQGAFDFWAEQVQQELREHRKQGAR